The following are encoded in a window of Fluviibacter phosphoraccumulans genomic DNA:
- a CDS encoding DUF3820 family protein — MRPDDLHLLITREMPFGKHQGTVIADLPGNYLNWFTREGFPSGEIGRLLQLMHEINHNGLSYLLEPLRAER; from the coding sequence ATGCGCCCTGACGACCTCCACCTGCTAATTACTCGTGAAATGCCCTTTGGCAAGCACCAGGGGACGGTCATTGCAGATCTGCCGGGGAATTATCTGAACTGGTTCACCCGTGAAGGATTCCCCTCCGGCGAGATCGGCCGACTTTTACAGCTCATGCATGAGATTAACCACAATGGGCTCTCATACCTGCTTGAGCCGCTGAGAGCAGAACGTTAA
- a CDS encoding RNA-directed DNA polymerase, producing MAQPLKTLINAESLDFALRHITTYYDTDFFPRTEEFLAIQYSWDEVKSHILESDLDHILSAPPLVEPWPKTRSGFRIVHRPEPLDSIVFAALAKTIASDVEAARASPEVACSYRISESDRSFFADGSGFNVYRERCENLSADFQFVLSADISDFYNKIYLHRLQNAIQSATDYPPGISKRIEYFLTALNTRASQGIPVGPAASIIMAEATLIDADQFIYGRGFEHVRYVDDFRIFGNSLQELQTLFQDFCVYLHENQRLSLSPEKTRISKSEDFLNQELNNQYQLEKLEILGEIEVVNPYTMEIEDVDYVVMENAGAILLDALTRITKFETLDLGVIRAIVRRARAHGINDIAGCLMEHIAFFAPAVNDIALYFDSITDADFVSNFAPQLEGLCDHPASHIRAVRLWFEWYFSRHEALLSIGRIRAFVFASKRLRPQARAAITMNNQAWIKDRKNQLLHYAYWDRRSIVLAAQILSKDEREKWLMPIIKTESLDRMDKWMAKWVLDGSPDEFPIEDDIPF from the coding sequence ATGGCGCAACCACTAAAGACACTTATCAATGCGGAAAGCCTTGACTTTGCATTGCGGCATATAACGACTTATTACGACACAGACTTCTTTCCGAGAACGGAAGAATTCCTTGCTATTCAATATTCATGGGACGAAGTAAAAAGCCATATTCTGGAATCTGATCTTGACCATATCCTCTCGGCACCTCCCTTGGTTGAGCCTTGGCCAAAGACGCGGAGTGGATTCAGGATTGTTCATCGTCCCGAACCTCTCGACTCAATTGTTTTCGCGGCCCTAGCAAAGACTATTGCTTCTGACGTAGAGGCTGCACGTGCAAGCCCTGAAGTCGCATGTTCGTACAGAATCTCAGAGAGTGATAGAAGCTTCTTCGCCGATGGCTCTGGCTTTAATGTCTATCGTGAACGATGCGAAAACCTATCTGCCGATTTCCAATTTGTTCTTTCAGCTGACATTTCAGATTTTTACAACAAGATATATTTGCATCGCCTCCAGAACGCAATTCAATCAGCCACGGACTATCCTCCAGGAATATCGAAGCGGATTGAGTATTTCCTGACAGCCCTTAATACAAGAGCGTCACAAGGCATCCCGGTAGGTCCTGCGGCAAGCATAATCATGGCTGAAGCAACGCTTATTGATGCCGACCAATTCATCTATGGTCGGGGATTTGAACATGTGCGATACGTCGATGACTTCCGGATTTTTGGGAACTCGCTTCAGGAACTGCAAACGCTTTTCCAAGACTTCTGCGTTTACCTTCATGAGAATCAACGATTATCTCTTTCTCCAGAGAAGACTCGGATAAGCAAGTCCGAAGACTTCCTAAACCAAGAGTTGAACAACCAATATCAGCTTGAAAAGCTGGAAATTCTCGGCGAAATCGAGGTGGTGAATCCCTATACGATGGAGATCGAAGATGTTGATTACGTCGTAATGGAGAATGCTGGCGCTATCCTTCTGGACGCGCTAACTCGCATCACGAAGTTCGAAACTCTTGATCTGGGAGTGATTCGTGCAATAGTACGGCGGGCTCGGGCGCACGGTATCAATGATATTGCTGGCTGCCTGATGGAGCACATAGCGTTCTTTGCCCCAGCCGTGAATGATATTGCGCTGTACTTTGACTCAATAACTGACGCTGATTTCGTTTCCAACTTCGCGCCTCAGCTAGAGGGCTTATGCGACCATCCGGCCTCTCATATCCGAGCCGTGAGGCTCTGGTTTGAATGGTATTTCTCCCGCCATGAAGCACTTTTGAGCATTGGAAGAATTCGCGCATTTGTATTCGCAAGCAAACGACTTCGCCCACAAGCCCGTGCCGCAATCACCATGAATAATCAGGCGTGGATAAAAGACAGAAAAAACCAACTGTTACATTATGCTTATTGGGACCGGCGCTCCATTGTGCTTGCTGCACAAATCCTATCGAAAGACGAGCGTGAGAAGTGGCTAATGCCCATTATAAAGACTGAAAGCCTTGATCGAATGGACAAGTGGATGGCGAAATGGGTTCTCGACGGTTCTCCAGACGAGTTTCCCATTGAAGACGACATTCCGTTTTGA
- a CDS encoding DUF411 domain-containing protein, whose amino-acid sequence MKTSKLTALVFFGLISISAYSETLPVVDVYETASCPCCKDWDAHMRKNGFNVQVHIVDDPSKFREKLGMPHRYGSCHTAKIGKYTIEGHVPADDIKQLLKENPTAVGLSVPGMVQGSPGMEGPNPMPYDSLLVLSNGKSQIFKKH is encoded by the coding sequence GTGAAAACATCAAAACTTACTGCACTCGTGTTCTTTGGTCTAATCAGCATTTCGGCGTATAGCGAAACACTTCCTGTCGTCGATGTCTATGAAACCGCTTCATGTCCCTGCTGCAAGGACTGGGATGCGCATATGCGCAAGAACGGATTCAATGTGCAAGTACATATTGTTGACGATCCTTCGAAGTTTCGCGAAAAGCTAGGAATGCCGCATCGATACGGCTCCTGTCACACAGCAAAAATCGGCAAATATACGATTGAAGGGCATGTACCAGCGGATGACATCAAGCAACTTCTAAAAGAGAATCCGACTGCCGTTGGGCTTTCCGTTCCGGGAATGGTGCAAGGCTCACCAGGGATGGAAGGACCTAATCCCATGCCATATGACTCACTTTTGGTTTTATCAAACGGCAAATCGCAAATATTCAAAAAACATTAA
- a CDS encoding copper resistance protein B, whose translation MKKHHLISVGIAVGALISSIAFGASTDMDHSTMSMQGGSAPADARDPNAYSGGFTLDSGPYALPGERELKLADEQKFGRIWIERLERGFSKESPYTGFEGQAWFGSDINRLSIKAEGDYSNGVFDETRTEALWAHAITPYWDTQLGVRQDMGLVPNTTWLAFGIQGLAPYWFHLDAEGYVSTQGRTSARVEGSYDMYLTQRIVAQPRFEIYAYGKQEDPYYGSGVNSSSLGLRFRYEITRQFAPYIGVQWINTYGQTRTMSSLDGISSQQTSFIAGVRVWY comes from the coding sequence ATGAAAAAGCACCACCTGATTTCAGTAGGCATTGCTGTCGGCGCTTTGATTTCTAGCATTGCCTTCGGCGCCTCCACTGACATGGATCACAGTACGATGTCTATGCAAGGCGGCAGTGCACCAGCAGATGCCCGTGACCCTAACGCCTATTCCGGTGGATTTACACTCGATAGCGGTCCATATGCTCTACCCGGGGAACGCGAACTAAAACTTGCAGATGAACAAAAGTTCGGTCGTATCTGGATTGAACGTCTGGAACGTGGATTTTCCAAAGAGTCACCGTACACCGGCTTCGAAGGTCAGGCTTGGTTTGGGTCGGATATTAATCGCCTCTCCATCAAGGCTGAAGGTGATTATTCGAATGGTGTATTCGATGAAACCCGCACTGAAGCCCTTTGGGCGCACGCAATCACGCCATATTGGGACACACAACTCGGCGTTCGCCAGGACATGGGGCTTGTTCCCAACACCACATGGCTGGCTTTCGGTATCCAAGGCTTAGCACCCTATTGGTTCCATCTTGATGCGGAAGGATATGTATCTACCCAGGGTCGGACATCAGCCCGCGTGGAAGGCAGTTACGACATGTATCTGACTCAACGGATCGTTGCGCAACCACGCTTCGAAATCTACGCCTACGGCAAGCAAGAAGACCCTTACTATGGCAGCGGTGTTAACTCGTCGAGCTTAGGCTTGCGATTCCGTTATGAAATCACACGTCAATTCGCTCCCTATATTGGTGTTCAGTGGATCAACACCTATGGTCAAACTAGAACCATGTCTTCACTTGACGGCATTTCCAGCCAGCAAACATCTTTTATCGCTGGCGTCCGTGTCTGGTATTGA